Within Vicia villosa cultivar HV-30 ecotype Madison, WI linkage group LG1, Vvil1.0, whole genome shotgun sequence, the genomic segment taatatttttttatgtgacTCGATCTAAATTTGTTAGGCTCAACATTTAATATTGAGTAGTTTTTGTCTCTTCTTTAAGCCATAGGCCctcttcacaaaaaaaaaaaaaaaaaaactgtttttcactttttcttcacCAAAAATACTCTTTTAAAATGGcatgattaattaatatttttctcaaCCAACAATACATCACGCTTTGTCATTTGTGTACAAGTTAGAATTATAATTAATAGTACTCATCAACTGCAATCTAGCATTGCTGTAAAAAACTGCAAAACTTATAATTAAGTAGACCTCCTATTAACTTTGTCGATACGCATCTCTCTTAAAACAGATACTATTAGAAATGAAGCACATGGAACTTATTAAAGGTTGCTTGCTATAGAATTTGTGAAGATATGCCAGCCTTTTTGGTATAATGATGTCATTGCCATGCCAACCTATTTAAAGAGTAATACTATAACACAATAAATTTAAGCCAAATGGTATAAATAAATAAGACAATAAGGAATGGATTGAGATTTGAGATAGATGGTGTAGCATAAAACATATCAAAGTATGGCATTTCAAGTGATGATAGGACACATAGTGTTAACTCTTgtcttttctttgtattttttagattggGAGTAGGTGACTATTGTATTTTTCTAACCGCTAATTTTTGTTTCTagcctttttttaaaaatgtttaaataaaagaaaattaataaagaATGAAGAACAAATTGATCTACATTGTAAAAGATATGATTTAGAGTTTTGTGATATGCTTTGGTCTAACCACTATATGCTTTAAtattaataatgtttttttaattgaagtatatatatatatatatatatatatatatatatatatatatatatatatatatatatatatatatatatatatatatatatatatatatatatatatatatatatatatatatatactcaatCCTTTATATAGAATGCATTATTTATTTTTACGCATACATTTTTATATCATACATAAACAACATAATAGGAAGAGACCTTTGATATATTGTAACGCATGTTTTTAAAAAtgacaattttatcctctaaagTTATTAATTATGTTACCATTTTAGTTTTTACCATtcacttaaaaaataaaaaaaaatctaaatactgCACCCCTACGCGCCTCAATTTCGGAATACTTTATGTAAGTATTCCGATATGAAAATTTACAAATCGGAACTCATTCTCCAAGTCTTTCGGTTCAACAAAAAAACCATCCGGAAGTCTTTGTAAAACTGTTCCGAAAAGATGAAAAACAAACTGGAACACTTTGATAAAGTGTTCCGGTATGCTATAGTGCAAACCGGAAGACTTGGCCAATGTTTTCCAAAACGCATTTTCGGAACTCTTTTCATATGTCTTTCGGAAtgttttttcaaatatttgatttttttattttttttaggtatgAAAATTTCGCTCCATATTTGTCAAAAAAACGAGACAACTGTAGATACCACCGATACTTTCACAACTTCACAAAGATTTGTCACACGGGAAGAGGTTATCCGATGGGTTAAAGAGACTGGAATTAACAATAAAGTGACTGTTATCATCACCCGTTCGGACACCGAAACAGGCAAAAGAGGAACAAGCAACAAAGTGATATTTGGGTGCGATAAAGGGGGGAAATATAAGGATAAAAGTGAGACTCAAAGTGCTACTAAGAGACGTGGATGTCTATTCAAAATCACGTCGACTCCGGCAAAAGATGGGTCTGGATGGAAGGTTGATGTAAAatgtggagttcataatcatggTTTACTAGATAGATTAGAAGGTCATTCTTTTGTTGGTAGGTTGACAACAGATGAGAAGCAGCATGTTGCTGATTTGACAAAGAGACATGTTCCGCCTAGACACATATTGATTTCCTTGCAAGAGCGAGATCCTGAAAATGTCACTCGGATCACCCAAATATACAAGCATAAAAGTGTGATAGAAGCAGAGATAAGAGGTCCAAGAAGTGAGATACAACATTTGCTTAAGCTTATAGAAGAGGCGAACTATGTTTATTGGAGTAGGAAAAGGGATGATTCGGAAGCTGTGAGAGATGTTTTTTGGGCTCATCCATATTCGGTAAAGTTGCTGAATCTTTTTCCAACTGTCTTGATTATGGATGCCACATATAAGACCAACAAATATAGACAACCTTTTTTTGAAATAGTTGGCATGACATCGACCGAATTAACATTTGCGGTTGCATTTGCCTATATGGAGTGTGAGTAGACAGAGAGTTATTGTTGGGTTTTGGATAAGCTGAAGcaattgtttgtgaagaaagatgTGGGTCCACGAGTGATTTTGACGGATAGAGATCTTGCTTTGATGAGAGCAGTTGAAGTTGTGTTTCCTACGATGCATAAACTAGAAGCGTTATCTCAGGTGTTTCGGTGTGTATGAAAAGCGAACCGGATGACTTGCATAAAGTGTTCCGGTTTGTGTATTGGAAATGTTTCAGAGCGTTTCCAATAGCAAATGGTGAAAaggtgaaaatgaaaaaaaattacttattTATATGAGGGTAATTGCgtccaaaaaaaatttaatgtagGGGTACAAGGAAAATTGTAGGGGTACAAAGTAAAATTTTCTCAAATTCGTAGTTCTCTGATAGAACCCCAATAGCCCAAATCCAATATTAAATCCACAACAGTCCATGAGGGAGTGACATAGGTCTTAGAGAACACTTTTTAAATAGGGAGCACTATTTTTAGGGGTGCATCCCAcactttcaaaaattcaaaattatcttTAATGCATTGGGAAATTCATCTTTGAACACACCTAAATCGCACAAATTTTTGTCTTTTTGATATCCGCCATATTTTGAACAAAATATGGTACGAAGATGCATCTCTGTATGTTATTTAAGTGTAATCGTGGATATATCTCCGAAATATCCTCTGAACTCAATTGTTTAgtttttattcattaaatttgatatttttttgaaacACACATATTTTAGGTCATTTTAGACCAGCACATTTTAAGTCATTTTAGACCATGAATTAGAAGAAAAGCGCATACATTAATTGATTCAAATATAATACACAATTATGAAAAAGTCATACAATTATCAAAATATACGGACCATATATAAGTTGTtctgaaaatagaaaataatacaACCAAACAAAAACCTACTGGGTATAGCTAACCCATGCCTTTTTCATCACCCGTACTGCATGGTATTCTATGCGTCGGCAATCATGTCTTCTACGAGGACCAACTAGGGGCTGTCATTCTCAAAAAGTCTCACCTCTATGCTTGATCTCCCAATCTCCACAATACACTGACAAATCGCTGACATGTCATCGGTGTGGTCATCCCTAACCTCAAGTACCTCCTGATTAGTTGACCTAGTTGGTCTTCCAAGAGTGTCTAGTGTCATGACAGGGTATGACATGCTATAGAACCATGTCATATAGCCGTCAGAATAAGTCAATTGTTAAGGAGATGAAACCTTGCGATACTCCTCTGGTACCAAGTGACTATTAAAATCCTCCTGTATCACATCAAAATCTCTGTAGAGGATAATGGGAGGAGCGGGCTGTGAGGGGGTCTTAGAATAATTTTCAAATAGACAAATTGGCGCATCAGTCGCTCGGATAGATAAGGATACATAAGAGATGACCCACATGTTAGCTATCCGGagtataaaaaaatgttttcctGCATACGCGTCTCGCGGTGACTGTCTTATGGGCAAAAGGCAATGTCATCTGCTAAAGCATGGTCAAGATACACCCGAAATGAATCGGCCGCATTATTTCCTTTATACGACACAAAGACGGTAACACGAGGCCAATCTTCTATATAGGTAGGCACAACTTCCTACCCAACGATGCGGGGAAAGAAGGAGATGATTTATCTCTGAAATATGGTTcagataaaatattaataacacgtgtatcaaaataattatgaaaatattagtaatagtaaATTATCGTAAACAGTGTGCAGCTCCTGTCATCTACTTTATCTTCCAAAGATAATCCTCACCCAACTTCGAGTACAAGTATACCAAACATGCGCCCCCCCAGTTGTACTCGTGAATCACCATTAAGTCGATGAAGTACTTAAGGTAGACCACATCGATGTAGGTTGCACTT encodes:
- the LOC131631770 gene encoding protein FAR1-RELATED SEQUENCE 5-like, which translates into the protein MKNKLEHFDKVFRYAIVQTGRLGQCMKISLHICQKNETTVDTTDTFTTSQRFVTREEVIRWVKETGINNKVTVIITRSDTETGKRGTSNKVIFGCDKGGKYKDKSETQSATKRRGCLFKITSTPAKDGSGWKVDVKCGVHNHGLLDRLEGHSFVGRLTTDEKQHVADLTKRHVPPRHILISLQERDPENVTRITQIYKHKSVIEAEIRGPRSEIQHLLKLIEEANYVYWSRKRDDSEAVRDVFWAHPYSVKLLNLFPTVLIMDATYKTNKYRQPFFEIVGMTSTELTFAVAFAYMECE